In Priestia megaterium NBRC 15308 = ATCC 14581, the following proteins share a genomic window:
- a CDS encoding Cof-type HAD-IIB family hydrolase — translation MKMIFTDLDGTLLNSSSEISTINAEAIKKAQKHGVEVVVATGRAYFDVEEILKKAELSNLWVIAANGATIHDPNGQLRHSVPIDAHHVKEALQWLDANEFYYEVFAEHAIYTPNSGRELLAIEIDRVKSANKNVDEERLHHAAAKQYSQTGFAFVASYEDILNTNAELYNVLAFSFDDEKRKKGWDHFSKQHDMTLVSSADHNFELEHKDASKGNALTYVIKELGGSLHDTIAIGDSFNDVSMLQTAGKGIAMANAHAEIKALADDVTLTNDENGVASVIEKVLETQLEAH, via the coding sequence ATGAAGATGATTTTTACAGACTTAGATGGAACTCTTTTAAATAGCAGCAGTGAAATTAGCACAATTAATGCAGAAGCAATTAAAAAAGCGCAAAAACACGGAGTTGAAGTCGTTGTTGCTACAGGGCGCGCTTATTTCGATGTGGAGGAAATTTTAAAAAAAGCTGAGCTTTCCAACCTTTGGGTGATTGCCGCAAACGGAGCGACTATTCATGACCCCAACGGACAGCTCAGACATTCTGTTCCAATTGATGCCCACCACGTAAAAGAAGCGCTTCAGTGGCTGGATGCAAACGAATTTTATTATGAAGTGTTTGCTGAACATGCGATTTATACGCCAAACTCAGGCCGTGAGCTGCTGGCCATTGAAATTGACAGAGTAAAAAGCGCCAATAAAAATGTGGACGAAGAAAGACTTCATCACGCTGCCGCTAAGCAGTATAGCCAAACGGGATTTGCCTTTGTTGCATCGTATGAAGATATTTTAAATACAAACGCGGAGCTTTATAACGTATTAGCTTTTTCATTTGATGATGAAAAACGAAAAAAAGGCTGGGATCACTTTAGCAAGCAGCACGACATGACGCTTGTCTCTTCCGCTGATCATAACTTTGAACTCGAACACAAAGATGCGTCAAAAGGAAACGCATTAACCTACGTTATAAAAGAGCTTGGCGGCTCTCTTCACGATACCATTGCCATTGGAGACAGCTTTAACGACGTATCGATGCTGCAAACGGCTGGAAAAGGAATCGCTATGGCAAATGCGCACGCAGAAATTAAAGCACTAGCAGATGACGTTACATTAACGAACGATGAAAACGGCGTAGCTTCGGTTATTGAAAAAGTGTTAGAAACGCAGCTAGAAGCACATTAA
- a CDS encoding YczI family protein has product MLKALQLILSIITVGLALYIMLTHSYQFLSFLNILLGFTMLVLGAIEWQKRKKTSAWLLFLVALFSWFVGIYRMTI; this is encoded by the coding sequence TTGTTAAAAGCATTACAGCTTATTCTTTCAATTATTACTGTTGGACTGGCTCTTTATATCATGCTCACTCACAGCTACCAGTTCCTTTCATTTTTAAATATACTGCTCGGGTTTACCATGCTAGTTTTAGGAGCAATCGAGTGGCAAAAAAGAAAGAAAACCAGCGCATGGCTGCTATTTCTAGTTGCGCTGTTTAGCTGGTTTGTTGGTATTTACCGCATGACCATTTAA
- a CDS encoding 2-hydroxyacid dehydrogenase, whose protein sequence is MGKYKVVMSGKTWPNAYEKLAEHCDIQMWEGEGKIPQETLRDWLRDADGFFNIGHITVDEELLEAAPNLRVISQSGVGYDSVDVEACTKKGVPFSNTPGVLVEATADLTFGLLLSAARRIHEGYEKVKQGNWETVFGVDLFGKTLGIVGMGDIGSAVARRAKASGMNIVYHNRSRKHEAEKELDAVYLSFEELLHTADCIVCLVPLSDQSKGMFGEAEFKAMKNSAYFVNAARGGLVDTEALYEALKHEEIAYAALDVTDPEPLPADHKLLQLSNVLVTPHIGSATYETRNRMADLAVQNLLLGLEKKPLVTCVNEEVNYK, encoded by the coding sequence ATGGGGAAATACAAAGTTGTTATGTCTGGAAAGACGTGGCCAAATGCTTACGAAAAGCTAGCGGAGCACTGCGATATTCAAATGTGGGAAGGAGAAGGAAAGATTCCACAAGAAACGCTGCGCGACTGGCTTCGTGATGCTGACGGCTTTTTTAATATCGGCCACATCACAGTAGATGAAGAGCTGTTAGAAGCAGCACCGAACCTGCGCGTTATTTCTCAATCAGGCGTCGGGTATGACAGTGTAGATGTCGAAGCGTGTACCAAAAAAGGCGTGCCATTTAGTAATACGCCGGGCGTGCTAGTAGAAGCGACGGCTGATTTAACGTTTGGTCTCTTGCTGTCAGCAGCTCGCCGCATTCATGAAGGCTATGAAAAAGTGAAACAAGGAAACTGGGAAACGGTGTTTGGCGTCGATTTATTTGGAAAAACGCTTGGTATTGTTGGAATGGGCGATATCGGAAGCGCCGTTGCCAGACGCGCAAAGGCATCGGGTATGAACATCGTTTACCACAACCGAAGCCGCAAGCATGAAGCCGAAAAAGAGCTTGATGCCGTATATCTTTCGTTTGAAGAACTGCTTCACACAGCTGACTGTATCGTATGCTTAGTACCGCTTTCAGATCAAAGCAAAGGCATGTTTGGAGAAGCGGAATTTAAAGCCATGAAAAACAGCGCGTATTTTGTGAACGCAGCGCGCGGGGGATTAGTGGATACGGAAGCACTGTACGAAGCGCTGAAACATGAAGAAATTGCGTATGCCGCACTGGACGTAACAGACCCAGAGCCGCTTCCGGCAGATCACAAGCTGCTGCAGCTTTCAAATGTGTTAGTAACACCGCATATTGGAAGCGCTACGTACGAAACGCGCAATCGCATGGCAGATTTAGCCGTACAGAACTTGCTGTTAGGCCTTGAGAAAAAGCCTTTAGTGACGTGTGTGAATGAAGAAGTGAACTACAAGTAA
- a CDS encoding DUF2500 domain-containing protein, with translation MFEDEMIFEDDPSGDDIVFEGDVPDDVSGGAFFPDDALFNGMPAFVMLFFVIVIGIFLFSIFKGISTWSKNEQSPRLSVKAKITGKRTNVHRHGGHAHEHHHSHTSTTYYVTFQFESTDRSEFTVSGREYGMLAEGDEGMLMFQGTRFLDFQRHPSEEHTDA, from the coding sequence ATGTTTGAAGATGAAATGATATTTGAAGATGATCCGTCCGGAGATGACATTGTTTTTGAAGGTGATGTGCCCGATGACGTAAGCGGAGGCGCTTTTTTTCCAGATGACGCGTTATTTAACGGAATGCCTGCGTTTGTGATGCTATTTTTTGTTATTGTTATTGGTATTTTTCTATTTTCTATCTTTAAAGGAATCAGCACGTGGAGTAAAAATGAGCAGTCTCCCCGTCTCTCCGTAAAAGCAAAAATTACGGGCAAACGGACAAACGTCCACCGCCATGGCGGTCATGCTCACGAACATCATCACTCTCACACGTCTACAACTTACTACGTAACCTTTCAGTTTGAAAGCACAGACCGCTCTGAATTTACTGTTTCAGGACGCGAATACGGCATGCTAGCAGAAGGCGACGAAGGAATGCTGATGTTTCAAGGAACTCGTTTTTTGGATTTTCAAAGACATCCAAGTGAAGAACATACAGATGCTTAG
- a CDS encoding DUF5391 family protein, giving the protein MRNSTAKNSVAITTLLSALFFCSIIVLASLSSLADSGPNVNTFGSVGMWLSLGMVLFLYLLPLAFYMLGMHFLKFVMAAFCSIGLLIAASTLLLMPALFLFGLEDFSGNSASIIGVMISCLGLLITNIVWFVAAFKRPSATVQESV; this is encoded by the coding sequence GTGCGCAATTCTACAGCAAAAAATAGTGTGGCGATCACCACTTTGCTTTCCGCCCTATTTTTCTGCTCTATCATAGTTCTTGCTTCGCTTTCTTCTTTAGCAGATTCTGGCCCCAACGTTAACACGTTCGGTTCAGTTGGGATGTGGTTATCTCTTGGCATGGTTCTATTTTTATACCTATTGCCTTTAGCTTTTTATATGTTGGGAATGCATTTCTTAAAATTTGTCATGGCCGCTTTTTGCAGCATTGGCCTTTTAATCGCTGCTAGTACTCTATTACTGATGCCGGCTCTGTTTTTATTCGGATTAGAAGACTTCTCAGGAAACTCAGCTTCCATCATAGGTGTAATGATTTCTTGTTTGGGCTTACTGATCACGAATATTGTGTGGTTTGTTGCTGCGTTTAAAAGACCGTCAGCTACCGTACAGGAAAGCGTTTAA
- a CDS encoding transglutaminase-like domain-containing protein yields MKLICESLEKEDYTQELPEVNFTHPLIQQKVRELKSGLPHSSLAYIKKAYEFVRDEVSHSWDIQSKIITKTASEALKEKEGICYSKCNLLAALLRAEGIPAGFCYQRLILGDTIDTGYCIHALNAVYIKSEDRWIRLDARGNKEGVQTDFSLKKEKLAFPANSIRGEIDYPVIYTKPHKKTMDVLSQYEDCLDMYLHYLPTEL; encoded by the coding sequence ATGAAATTAATTTGTGAATCGTTGGAAAAAGAAGACTACACGCAAGAACTTCCAGAAGTGAACTTTACACATCCTTTGATTCAACAAAAGGTGCGTGAACTCAAAAGCGGCTTACCTCATTCTTCCCTAGCGTACATAAAAAAAGCATATGAGTTTGTGAGAGATGAAGTATCTCATTCCTGGGATATTCAAAGCAAAATCATCACGAAAACCGCTTCAGAGGCTTTAAAAGAAAAGGAAGGAATTTGTTACAGCAAGTGTAATCTATTAGCTGCTTTGCTGCGTGCAGAAGGGATTCCTGCAGGCTTTTGTTATCAAAGGCTGATACTTGGAGATACGATAGACACAGGCTACTGTATTCATGCTTTAAATGCAGTTTACATTAAAAGTGAAGATAGATGGATTCGATTGGATGCGAGAGGAAATAAAGAAGGAGTGCAGACCGACTTTTCGCTAAAAAAAGAAAAACTGGCTTTTCCAGCGAATTCTATACGGGGTGAAATTGACTATCCAGTTATTTATACAAAACCTCATAAAAAAACAATGGATGTGTTGTCGCAGTACGAAGACTGCTTAGATATGTATTTGCACTACTTGCCTACCGAGCTATAA
- a CDS encoding LysE family translocator — MTLFLTNVLLGLSIALPVGTVTIEMTKQGLKNGFLHGWVVGLGGMTVDLLLIVLLYSGLASFLSAPFIQLIMWLIGALFLLYIGYDSIKHADHDITAPGEHIKKSFASSYVNGIFVAISPSNLIFWLSVFGTVLTNSLQSSHSFHFLLIAAGILTGILIHDLGLMTIVSGTRKVLNQLYIKWVSVAAGCILIGFSCYFLYRFIGNLGMYF, encoded by the coding sequence GTGACGTTATTTTTAACAAATGTGCTGCTCGGTCTTTCGATTGCCCTCCCCGTTGGCACGGTGACGATTGAAATGACAAAGCAAGGTTTAAAAAACGGGTTTCTTCACGGTTGGGTTGTCGGACTCGGGGGCATGACGGTTGATTTATTACTAATTGTACTTCTTTACTCTGGACTGGCTTCTTTTTTATCGGCTCCTTTTATACAGCTTATCATGTGGCTTATAGGAGCGCTTTTTTTACTTTATATTGGCTATGACAGCATTAAACATGCCGACCATGATATAACGGCTCCTGGAGAGCACATAAAAAAGTCATTTGCCTCTTCTTATGTGAACGGGATCTTTGTTGCGATTTCTCCTAGCAATCTCATTTTTTGGCTCAGCGTGTTTGGAACGGTGCTGACCAATTCGCTTCAATCCTCTCATTCTTTTCATTTCTTGCTGATTGCTGCCGGAATATTAACAGGGATTTTAATTCATGACCTAGGCTTAATGACGATTGTCTCCGGAACTAGAAAAGTGCTGAATCAGCTTTATATTAAATGGGTTTCTGTTGCGGCAGGATGTATCTTAATCGGTTTTTCATGCTATTTCCTCTACCGGTTTATTGGGAATCTGGGCATGTATTTTTAA
- a CDS encoding DUF5301 domain-containing protein: MKKRTIIIAALLFIVVFYFTYTGKAHQLKDVIKVDEANVTRIEIDTDEGKRVVDDKKNIKEIVHSLSQVEVKKSKELDQKFDQAYWIKIVENGKDAYGLTIYDNDYIKAFSFEDKKQATYTIVKDQKMDVKKLFSTK, translated from the coding sequence TTGAAAAAAAGAACGATTATTATAGCTGCACTTTTATTTATCGTCGTATTTTATTTTACATATACCGGGAAAGCCCATCAGTTAAAAGACGTCATAAAAGTAGATGAAGCAAACGTTACGCGTATTGAAATAGATACAGACGAAGGAAAGCGTGTAGTAGACGATAAAAAGAATATAAAAGAGATCGTACACTCTTTGTCACAGGTAGAAGTAAAAAAAAGCAAGGAGCTCGACCAAAAGTTTGACCAGGCTTACTGGATAAAAATCGTCGAAAATGGAAAAGACGCGTACGGCTTAACGATTTACGATAATGACTACATAAAAGCGTTTAGCTTTGAAGATAAAAAACAGGCGACATATACGATTGTTAAAGATCAAAAAATGGATGTTAAAAAGCTGTTTTCAACTAAATAA
- a CDS encoding helix-turn-helix transcriptional regulator yields the protein MVENRIKELRKSKKMSQDELAKVCGVSRQTINAIENNKYDPSLTLAFQLAEELGATVDELFLFHKS from the coding sequence ATGGTGGAAAATCGAATTAAAGAACTGCGTAAAAGCAAAAAGATGTCTCAAGACGAACTGGCAAAAGTATGCGGCGTATCGAGACAAACGATTAATGCAATTGAAAACAATAAGTATGATCCAAGCTTAACGCTAGCTTTTCAGCTGGCTGAGGAGTTGGGAGCAACAGTAGATGAGCTGTTTTTATTTCATAAATCATGA
- a CDS encoding GNAT family N-acetyltransferase translates to MKGNVPMIIRQVDKKDLNQLITLENKGFTPEEAASKDAFITRINTIPDTFIIAQENEEIIGYVNGPVISAPFITDDLFEKTISNPETGGYQSILGIVVNPKHHHKGIASMLLREFEKQAQNKQRLTVTLTCKEELIPFYEKNGYVNQGVAESQHAGVKWFNMSKKL, encoded by the coding sequence ATGAAAGGAAACGTTCCAATGATTATAAGACAAGTGGATAAAAAAGATTTAAACCAATTAATTACGTTAGAAAACAAAGGCTTTACACCCGAAGAAGCTGCCTCAAAAGATGCATTTATCACGCGGATTAACACCATTCCTGATACGTTTATCATCGCCCAAGAAAATGAAGAAATAATCGGATATGTGAACGGTCCCGTCATTTCAGCACCGTTTATTACGGATGATTTGTTTGAAAAAACGATTTCGAACCCTGAGACAGGCGGTTATCAAAGTATTTTAGGTATCGTTGTAAATCCAAAGCATCATCACAAAGGAATTGCCAGTATGCTACTAAGGGAGTTTGAAAAACAAGCGCAGAACAAACAGCGCTTAACGGTTACGTTAACATGTAAAGAAGAATTGATTCCTTTTTACGAAAAGAACGGATATGTGAATCAAGGAGTTGCGGAGTCTCAGCATGCAGGCGTCAAGTGGTTTAATATGAGTAAGAAGCTTTAA
- a CDS encoding acetate uptake transporter produces the protein MSNNSTQHVKIVTADPSALGLFGLAMVTLVASFQKLGVTDGVSLVLPWAIFLGGIGQLIASMQDFKHNNTFGATAFGAFGLFWLGVAMTWLIQLGAFGEALAKEADPKQLAFAFVGYLIFSVFMTVGAMGTHKVLFIIFVLIDFLFIGLSLSTFGVAYEYTHLLAAVSELLIALFSFYGSAAAVLNTHYGRVVLPVGKPFGAFIK, from the coding sequence ATGAGTAACAACAGTACGCAGCACGTTAAAATTGTAACAGCAGATCCATCAGCGCTAGGCCTATTCGGACTTGCCATGGTGACACTTGTTGCATCGTTTCAAAAGCTTGGGGTAACCGATGGTGTTTCATTGGTATTGCCATGGGCAATTTTTTTAGGCGGGATAGGGCAGCTAATCGCGTCTATGCAAGATTTCAAACATAATAATACCTTCGGCGCAACGGCTTTTGGTGCCTTCGGATTATTTTGGCTAGGTGTAGCTATGACATGGCTTATTCAGCTTGGAGCATTTGGGGAAGCGCTCGCAAAAGAAGCGGATCCGAAGCAGCTCGCATTTGCTTTTGTCGGCTACTTAATTTTCAGCGTTTTTATGACAGTTGGCGCAATGGGCACTCATAAAGTATTATTTATTATTTTTGTGTTGATTGATTTCTTATTTATTGGATTATCGCTAAGTACATTTGGTGTGGCATATGAATACACGCACTTACTAGCGGCAGTGTCAGAGCTATTGATTGCTCTGTTTTCATTCTATGGATCTGCAGCGGCTGTATTAAATACTCACTACGGTCGAGTTGTGCTTCCGGTGGGCAAGCCGTTTGGTGCATTTATCAAATAA
- the metE gene encoding 5-methyltetrahydropteroyltriglutamate--homocysteine S-methyltransferase — MSSVKSSNVGYPRIGEKREWKKALEQFWAGKLEKDIFLQEIEALRLEHLKKQRDAGIELIPVGDFSLYDHVLDTVAMFGLVPKRFEYDGGPVSLETYFDIARGTKGAVASTMTKWFNTNYHYIVPELEECTPALVENRPLQFYKEAKEKLNIKGKPVILGPVTFVKLSKGYKESEFEKVVEQFVPLYATILAELQAEGVEWVQIDEPVLATTLSKEEIALYREVYQTLKEAAPNVKVILQTYFDSVNHYKEVVALPVRGIGLDFVHDRGENLTALNKYGFPTDKVLAAGVIDGRNIWREKLDEQLLTLSEIEEAVSKDRLILQPSSSLLHVPVTVKNEETIDPVLKNALSFADEKLKEITLLTKAVQQGKEAIEKEISVSKQAIQALNGSSFRNHQDVQKELKQLHSYKAERQAPFDVRQRVQQEAFQLPLLPTTTIGSFPQTKEVRKERLKWRKGELTDEAYEAYINEEIKKWIEIQENIGLDVLVHGEFERTDMVEYFGEKLGGFQFTKFGWVQSYGSRCVKPPLIYGDVSYEQAMTIKETIYAQSLTDKPVKGMLTGPITILNWSFVRDDIPRYDVANQIALALRKEVEALESRGISMIQVDEPALREGLPLKRENWNSYLNAAVYAFKLATVSVQNETQIHTHMCYSEFEEIIDAIKALDADVISIETSKSHGELIYAFEEHTYNQGIGLGVYDIHSPRVPKLEELTRNIDRALKVLDPALFWINPDCGLKTRGISETVEALKVMVESAKQTRQNLLQNV; from the coding sequence ATGAGCAGTGTAAAAAGTTCAAATGTAGGTTATCCAAGAATTGGTGAAAAACGAGAATGGAAAAAAGCGCTTGAGCAGTTTTGGGCAGGAAAACTAGAGAAAGATATCTTTCTACAGGAAATTGAAGCTCTTCGTCTTGAGCATCTGAAAAAACAGCGTGACGCAGGAATTGAACTGATTCCAGTCGGCGATTTTAGCTTATACGATCACGTGTTAGATACAGTCGCTATGTTTGGTTTGGTGCCAAAGCGCTTTGAATATGACGGAGGACCGGTATCGCTTGAAACGTATTTTGACATCGCGCGAGGAACAAAAGGTGCGGTAGCTTCTACGATGACAAAATGGTTTAACACAAATTATCACTACATCGTACCCGAGCTTGAGGAATGTACGCCGGCACTTGTAGAAAATCGACCGCTTCAATTTTACAAAGAAGCAAAAGAAAAGCTGAATATCAAAGGTAAACCCGTTATTTTAGGTCCAGTAACATTTGTGAAGCTGTCAAAAGGATATAAAGAAAGTGAATTTGAAAAAGTAGTTGAACAATTTGTTCCGCTTTATGCAACTATTTTAGCGGAGCTGCAGGCAGAAGGCGTCGAGTGGGTGCAGATAGATGAGCCGGTTTTAGCTACAACGCTATCAAAAGAAGAAATCGCGCTGTACAGAGAAGTCTATCAAACTTTGAAGGAAGCGGCACCGAATGTAAAAGTTATTTTGCAAACGTATTTTGACAGCGTTAATCACTATAAAGAAGTAGTTGCTCTTCCTGTTCGTGGTATTGGCTTAGATTTTGTACATGACCGAGGCGAAAATCTCACGGCGCTTAATAAATATGGTTTTCCAACTGATAAAGTGCTGGCAGCAGGAGTGATTGACGGACGAAACATTTGGCGTGAAAAATTGGATGAACAACTTTTAACGCTTAGTGAAATTGAAGAAGCCGTATCAAAAGACCGTTTGATTCTGCAGCCTTCATCAAGTCTATTACATGTTCCTGTCACGGTAAAAAATGAAGAGACGATTGATCCAGTATTGAAAAATGCGCTCTCTTTTGCAGATGAAAAGCTGAAGGAAATCACGCTGTTAACGAAAGCGGTACAGCAAGGAAAAGAAGCAATAGAAAAAGAAATAAGTGTAAGCAAACAAGCGATTCAAGCATTAAATGGATCATCTTTTCGAAATCATCAAGACGTGCAAAAAGAGCTGAAGCAGCTGCACAGTTATAAAGCAGAGCGCCAAGCGCCGTTTGACGTACGTCAACGCGTTCAGCAAGAAGCGTTTCAGCTGCCGCTTCTTCCAACGACAACGATTGGAAGCTTTCCGCAAACAAAAGAAGTGCGAAAAGAGCGTCTAAAATGGCGTAAAGGAGAACTAACAGACGAAGCATATGAAGCGTACATTAACGAGGAAATCAAAAAATGGATTGAAATTCAAGAAAATATCGGCTTAGATGTACTTGTGCACGGAGAGTTTGAGCGTACGGACATGGTTGAGTACTTCGGTGAAAAATTAGGAGGCTTTCAGTTTACGAAGTTTGGCTGGGTGCAATCTTACGGTTCTCGCTGCGTGAAACCGCCGCTTATTTACGGAGATGTCTCGTACGAACAGGCGATGACGATAAAAGAAACGATCTACGCACAATCTCTAACCGATAAGCCGGTTAAAGGAATGCTGACGGGTCCGATTACGATTTTAAACTGGTCGTTTGTGCGTGATGATATCCCGCGCTACGACGTCGCAAATCAAATTGCGCTTGCTCTTAGAAAAGAAGTAGAAGCACTTGAAAGTCGGGGCATTTCAATGATTCAAGTAGATGAACCGGCGCTGCGTGAAGGATTGCCGTTAAAACGAGAAAACTGGAACAGCTACTTAAATGCTGCGGTGTATGCCTTCAAGCTAGCGACGGTATCGGTGCAAAACGAGACGCAAATTCACACGCATATGTGCTATTCAGAATTCGAAGAGATTATTGATGCGATCAAAGCGCTTGATGCCGACGTCATTTCCATTGAAACGTCTAAAAGCCACGGTGAATTAATTTATGCGTTTGAAGAACATACGTACAATCAAGGAATTGGACTTGGCGTATATGATATCCACAGTCCGCGCGTGCCGAAGCTTGAAGAGCTGACACGAAACATTGACCGCGCTCTAAAGGTGCTTGATCCTGCATTATTTTGGATTAATCCCGACTGCGGCCTTAAAACAAGAGGAATCAGCGAGACGGTTGAAGCTTTAAAAGTGATGGTTGAGTCTGCAAAACAAACAAGACAAAATTTATTACAAAACGTTTAA
- a CDS encoding metallophosphoesterase family protein: MNLTLHERSEKILKQRIKQLNPRDPFNFVFMGDSRGDGPNDNCFTMSGEFELVLKKAVELNPLFIIHGGDTVYTGKKEYLEHFVKVVEKIAPNIPMFVCVGNHDELYLDESNLENFRATIGKVHWVIDIPVFNFRCIALNNVISPKNKIYGFTDRELNYLEQQLEDAPRNTVVAMHAQPNIGRWSNLEGFPVTTPQSQEFFDLIQEHRVKKVLVSHVHAYDEQFIRKNRNGSFTLGRGTDFVLSGGAGAPLDFEPPLILNNYNFTEFFVSRYDILGPLLWKDFGRPRRNCL, translated from the coding sequence ATGAATTTGACGCTTCATGAACGTTCTGAAAAGATATTAAAGCAAAGAATTAAACAATTAAATCCGAGAGATCCATTTAACTTTGTTTTTATGGGAGACAGCAGAGGTGACGGACCAAACGATAATTGTTTCACGATGAGCGGTGAATTTGAGCTTGTATTAAAAAAGGCGGTGGAATTGAACCCGCTGTTTATTATTCATGGGGGAGACACCGTCTATACAGGGAAAAAAGAATATTTGGAGCACTTTGTTAAGGTTGTTGAAAAAATCGCACCAAACATTCCTATGTTTGTATGCGTAGGGAATCATGATGAACTGTACCTTGATGAAAGCAATCTCGAAAACTTCAGAGCCACTATCGGAAAAGTACACTGGGTTATCGATATTCCTGTCTTCAACTTCCGGTGCATCGCACTAAATAATGTCATCAGTCCCAAGAATAAAATATATGGATTTACAGATAGAGAGCTGAATTATTTAGAGCAGCAGCTAGAGGATGCTCCTCGTAATACCGTTGTAGCCATGCATGCGCAGCCAAATATTGGCCGGTGGTCAAATCTTGAAGGGTTTCCTGTAACGACTCCTCAAAGTCAAGAATTTTTTGATTTAATTCAAGAACACCGCGTAAAAAAAGTGTTAGTCAGCCACGTGCATGCGTATGACGAGCAGTTTATTAGAAAAAACAGAAACGGGTCGTTTACGCTTGGAAGAGGCACTGATTTTGTATTGTCAGGAGGCGCCGGTGCTCCCCTTGATTTTGAGCCGCCTTTAATTTTAAATAATTATAATTTTACAGAGTTTTTTGTAAGCAGGTACGACATTTTAGGTCCTCTTCTTTGGAAGGATTTTGGACGACCTCGAAGAAATTGTTTGTAA